The genomic DNA CTTCGTCGCCTATCATCGCCAAGGCATCCACCACGTGCTCTTATTCACTTGACCCTATAACTTTGACGTTTCTTGCGAAACTACAAAATCATCACAAGGAATATGTCAGGTCTTTCACCTGACGCGTTATGCCGTACATTCAATTCGATTTGACTCGAAATTGAAGTTTCTTTTGACGCAATCAAAAATTCTATGTTGCTGATGGCACGGTCTGCACTAAACCTTTACGAATGTGCAGTTTCCATCAGCAACGCTGATTCGACTCTATGAATTTTTAAAGAACAGCCGATTGATCAAGAGATCTCGATCAACAACAAAGAAGCCTCATGCCTAAACAGGAAGCCGCTTTGGTGTTGAATTTAAGTATCGCATTATTGGTGGAGGATGACGGGATCGAACCGACGACCCCCTGCTTGCAAAGCAGGTGCTCTCCCAGCTGAGCTAATCCCCCAAAACTCTCACACGAGAAATCAGAAGATTTGGTGGGTCTAGTTGGGCTCGAACCAACGACCCCCGCCTTATCAAGACGGTGCTCTAACCAGCTGAGCTACAGACCCAATCGAGAATCAATGAAGACTTCGACTTCTTCCAACAACCGATAAGTGTGGGCGTTTAAATTAAATTGCTTGTTTCCAGAAAGGAGGTGATCCAGCCGCACCTTCCGATACGGCTACCTTGTTACGACTTCACCCCAGTCACGAACCCTGCCGTGGTAATCGCCCTCCTTGCGGTTAAGCTAACTACTTCTGGCAGAACCCGCTCCCATGGTGTGACGGGCGGTGTGTACAAGACCCGGGAACGTATTCACCGTGACATTCTGATCCACGATTACTAGCGATTCCGACTTCACGCAGTCGAGTTGCAGACTGCGATCCGGACTACGACTGGTTTTATGGGATTAGCTCCCCCTCGCGGGTTGGCAACCCTTTGTACCAGCCATTGTATGACGTGTGTAGCCCCACCTATAAGGGCCATGAGGACTTGACGTCATCCCCACCTTCCTCCGGTTTGTCACCGGCAGTCTCATTAGAGTGCCCAACTAAATGTAGCAACTAATGACAAGGGTTGCGCTCGTTGCGGGACTTAACCCAACATCTCACGACACGAGCTGACGACAGCCATGCAGCACCTGTGTTACGGTTCTCTTTCGAGCACTAAGCCATCTCTGGCGAATTCCGTACATGTCAAAGGTGGGTAAGGTTTTTCGCGTTGCATCGAATTAAACCACATCATCCACCGCTTGTGCGGGTCCCCGTCAATTCCTTTGAGTTTCAACCTTGCGGCCGTACTCCCCAGGCGGTCAACTTCACGCGTTAGCTTCGTTACTGAGTCAGTGAAGACCCAACAACCAGTTGACATCGTTTAGGGCGTGGACTACCAGGGTATCTAATCCTGTTTGCTCCCCACGCTTTCGTGCATGAGCGTCAGTACAGGCCCAGGGGATTGCCTTCGCCATCGGTGTTCCTCCGCATATCTACGCATTTCACTGCTACACGCGGAATTCCATCCCCCTCTGCCGTACTCCAGCAATGCAGTCACAGATGCAGTTCCCAGGTTGAGCCCGGGGATTTCACAACTGTCTTACATTACCGCCTGCGCACGCTTTACGCCCAGTAATTCCGATTAACGCTTGCACCCTACGTATTACCGCGGCTGCTGGCACGTAGTTAGCCGGTGCTTATTCTTACGGTACCGTCATTAGCCCTCTTTATTAGAAAAGGCCGTTTCGTTCCGTACAAAAGCAGTTTACAACCCGAAGGCCTTCATCCTGCACGCGGCATGGCTGGATCAGGCTTTCGCCCATTGTCCAAAATTCCCCACTGCTGCCTCCCGTAGGAGTCTGGGCCGTGTCTCAGTCCCAGTGTGGCTGGTCGTCCTCTCAGACCAGCTACAGATCGAAGGCTTGGTGAGCCTTTACCTCACCAACTACCTAATCTGCCATCGGCCGCTCCATTCGCGCAAGGTCTTGCGATCCCCTGCTTTCATCCGTAGATCGTATGCGGTATTAGCACAGCTTTCGCTGCGTTATCCCCCACGATTGGGCACGTTCCGATGTATTACTCACCCGTTCGCCACTCGCCGCCAGGATTGCTCCCGCGCTGCCGTTCGACTTGCATGTGTAAGGCATGCCGCCAGCGTTCAATCTGAGCCAGGATCAAACTCTATAGTTCGATCTTGATTTTTTTCGCTCTTTCGAGCAACTCATAAAAACGGAATTGAAGTGAACTTCACTTCTATTCTCATGAGCGTTTTAAGTCTTGCGACTTGTTCCGAAGAACTTACGCAATTACCTTCAAACGCCCACGCTTATCGGCTGTAAATTTTTAACGAACCCCGAAGCAACTTGTCGTTTACTTCGTCTTGCTTGCTGCGATCAGCGAAGCCTTGTAGTCTATCACGGTTTTTTAAGTACCGTCAAACTTTTTTCGCTTTCTTCAACTTCTTGTCGCACCCCACAACCTTCGCCGCGAGACGCTGAAGCTGCTTCAGCGGAGCCTTCGATTATGCACTGCTTTTTCAAACCGCGTCAACTTCGAAGAAGATTTTTTCGACTTTCATCTTCTTGCTTTCCGCTCCTGGGAGCGGCTGCCTGAAGTGCTTTGCAGCGTTGTCAGCCGAGCCCACGAGTATATGCCAAATTCCGGGTCCTGCAAGACTGCGGTGAACAAAATCGGCGTCGGGGCCTTTCCCTCCGGGGGACGGCGCTTCGCGCCGCCCCCCGGAGGGAAAGGGAGGCTCCTCCGATAATCCATGCCACATGGCACTCATCACACTCCTTAACGCCCAACTCGCGTTCGGTCACGTCCCGCTGCTCGATCATGCGGACTTCTCTCTTCTGGAATCGGAGCGTATCGGCCTGATCGGGCGCAATGGTGCCGGCAAGTCTTCCCTGCTCAAGATACTGGGTGGCCTGGAGAAGACGGACGACGGCACGCTCCAGCTGCAGCAGAACTTGCGCATCGCATTCGTCGCCCAGGAACCCCAGCTGGACATGGACGCCGACGTATTTACGGCCGCAAGCCAGGGGCTGGCCCCGGTCATCGCCATACGGGACCTCTATCTTTCCGGTGCGGAAGGCCTGGACTTGGATGCGCTGCAGTCCCAGATCGAAGCTTTCGACGCCTGGAACTGGGAGCAGCGCGTGGAGGAGACGCTGCATCGGCTCCACCTGGACCGCGACGCCCGGATCGGCTCTCTCTCCGGCGGCACCCGCAAGCGGGTCGCGCTGGCCCAGGCGCTGGTCGCCGCGCCGGACGTTCTTCTATTGGACGAACCCACCAACCACCTGGACCTGGACTCCATCGAATGGTTGGAGCAATTGCTGATCGACTTCAAGGGAAGCGTCGTCACCGTCACCCATGACCGCAGCTTCCTGAACCGCGTGGCCACCCGCATCGTGGAGCTGGACCGGGGCAAGCTGAATTCCTACCCAGGCAACTTCGAGCAGTACCTGCTGCAAAAGGAAGAGCAGCTCGCACAGGAGGCGGTCATCAGCGCCAAGGCGGACAAGCTCCTTGCACAGGAAGAGATCTGGATCCGCAAGGGCGTGGAGGCGCGCCGCACCCGTAGCCAGAGCCGCATCAGCCGCCTGGAAGCCCTGCGCGCAAGCCGCGCGGCGCGCCGGGAGGTGCAAGGCAGCGTCAACATGGACGTGGCGTCGGGCCAGAGCAGCGGCAAGATCGTGGCCGAGCTCGCCGAGGCGACCAAATCCTTCGGCGAAAAGACCGTGATCCGCAAGTTCACGGGCACCATCCTGCGCGGCGACAAGGTCGGCCTGCTGGGCCCGAACGGGGCGGGCAAGACCACGCTGCTCAAGCTGATCCTGGGCGAGCTCGAGCCGGACAGCGGCAAGATCCGCCGCGGCACCAACCTGCAGGTGGCGTATTTCGACCAGATGCGCGACAAGCTCGACCTCGATGCGACGCTGGAGGACTTCATCAGCCCGGGCAGCGAATGGATCGAGATTGGCAGCCAGCGCAAGCACGTGAAGAGCTACCTTTCGGACTTTCTCTTCTCCCCCGCGCGCGCCAATTCGCCGGTTCGCTCCCTGAGCGGCGGCGAGCGCAACCGGCTGCTGCTGGCGCGCCTGTTCGCGCGCCCCGCCAATGTGCTGGTGCTCGACGAACCGACCAACGACCTGGACATCGACACGCTCGAACTGCTCGAAGGCCTGCTGCAGGACTACGACGGCACCGTGTTCCTGGTCAGCCACGACCGCACCTTCCTGGACAACGTGGTGACCAGCACGATCGCCTTCGAGGGCGACGGCCACTGGCGCGAGTACGAGGGCAGCGTGCAGGACTGGCTGATCCAGTCGAAGCGCGCGCGCGAGATCGCGGAGCAAAGGCAGGCCGCCGGCGCCGCGCCTGCCTCCTCGCCGCCCGCACCGGCACCCGTCGCCACCGAGCCGGCGCCCGCGCGTCCGGCCGGCGCCGCGCGCAAGAAGCTCAGCTACAAGGAGCAGCGCGAGCTCGAGGCGCTCCCGGCGCAGCTCGAGGCGCTCGAGGCCGAGCAGAAGCGCATCGGCGAAATGCTCGAGCTCGACGGCGGCACCATCTACGCCACCGACGCTTCGCGCGCGGCCGAGCTGAGCCAGCGCCATGCCCAGATCGACGACGAGTTGCTGGCCGCGCTGGAACGCCAGGAAGAGCTGTCCGTCGGGCGCTAGTCCATTGGTTCTACGCCGGACTGTCCCGCCGTCCCACGCCGGGGCGGCGCCGACTGGGATATATATGCGGCTTCCAAGCTCCGGGAACGCCGCATGTCTTCTTTCTACGCGCTCTTTGGCCGATCCATTGCGCTTCTTGTCCTCGTCCTGCAGGGCGCCTGCGCACAACTGCCCGAGCACGTCGACCGGCCGGTTTCGACCGCGCTCTCCTCGCCCAACGGCACCGCGCTGGAGGCCTTGGTGCAGCAGCGGCGCAAAGCCGACGGAGCGCGCTTCGAATCCGGCTTCCTGCTGCTCGCGGGACCTCCGGCCGCCTACGGCAGCCGGCTCGCTCTGATCGAAGGCGCGCAGAAAACGCTCGACCTGCAGTACTACGCCATCCATGCCGACGCCAGCACCGGCCGGCTGGTGCGGGGAGTCCGGGCGGCGGCCGAGCGCGGCGTGCGGGTGCGGATTCTGCTCGACGATCTGCACAGCACCGGGCGCGATGCGCTGGTGCTGGGCCTGGCTTTCGTGCCCAACATCGAGATGCGCCTGTTCAACCCGCTGGCCGGCGCGCGCGGGTCTTCGTTCGCTCGCGCGCTCAACTCGATCGGCGATGCCTCGCGGATCCAGCAGCGGATGCACAACAAGCTCTTTCTCGCCGACAACGTGCTCGGCGTCACCGGCGGGCGCAACCTGGGCGATGCCTATTTCGGCAATGCGCTGAAGGGCAACTACATCGACGTCGACATCCTGGCGGCGGGGCCGATCGTGCGGGACCTGTCGCGCAGCTTCGACAGCTACTGGAACAACGAACGCGCCTATCCCGTCCAGTCGCTGGTCAAGCGCAGCGAACTGGAAGCCATCCGCGAGCGCGCGCAGCAGGCCGACCGGGAACTGGCCGACGAATCGGCCCGTGCGCAGAACTCACCGCCGCCGGCAACACCCGAGGCAGAACCGAAACCAGGCGCCGCCCCCACGCCGGCACAGCTCGCCCGCGCCTGGGACGAAAAACCGATGGACCTGCAAACCGCCCGCTTCGTCTGGGCGCCCGCGGTGATGCTCGCCGACCAGCCCGGAAAGATCCCGGCCGACAAGGGCGCCGGGACGACGAGGGCGCCGGGCCTGGTCGTGAGCCAGCCCGGGGACGCCGCCAGTTCGTCGCGGCGCGCGGCGGCGCTCGAAACCAGCTCCGACCTTGCCGCGGGCAGCGACACGGTGGTCGAAGGCCTGCTGCAGCTGATCGGCCAGGCGCGCACCGACCTGCTCATCATCTCGCCCTACTTTGTGCCCGGCCCGGACATGAAGCAGGCCTTCGCGGCGGCTCGCAGCCGGGGCGTGCGCATCCGCGTGCTGACCAACTCGCTGTCGTCGAACGACGCGCCGGTGGCGCACGTCGGCTACTCGCGCCATCGCGAGGACCTGCTCAGGATGGGCGTGGAACTCTACGAGCTGCGCAGCGAGCAGGCCAGCGTCGGCAACGCCTTCGGCTCGTCGGGCAGCGGCGGCAGCCTCGGCGAATCGCGCTCGATGCTGCATTCGAAGGTGCTGGTGATGGACGGCCGGCTGCTGGTGGTCGGCTCGATGAACCTGGACCTGCGCTCGCAGCTGCAGAACACCGAGATCGCGCTGCTCGTGCGCAGCGCCGAGCTCTCGCGCGCGGCGTCCGCCCAGATCGAGCGCGGCATGCGCGAGGGCTCATGGCGGGTCGAGCTGAACGATGGCTCGCTAGTCTGGCGGGCGCCCGAAGGCAGCGGGCTGAAGGACACCTCCACCGAGCCCGACGCCAGCCTGACCCTGCGCCTGCTGCTGCGGCTGTTCGGGCCGCTGGCGCCGGACCAGCTGCTGTAGGGCGCAGCCGTCAGTGCTTGTGCTGATGGGCCGGCGCGGCGGCGTCGGCCCCTTCGGGCGCGCCCACCGGCAGGTTCAGCTCGAGCGAGCTCTTCTGGCCCTTGGCATCCTCGAAACGCAGCGTCATCGGGACGGTCGAACCCTTGGCCAGCGCCTGCTTCAGGTCCATCATCATCACGTGGTAGCCGCCCGGCTTGAGCTCGACGGTCTGGCCGGCGGGCAGGTCGAGGCCGCCCGGCAGCTCGCGCATCTTCATGGTGTCGCCTTCCATCTTCATCTCGTGCACCTCGGCCACGCCGGCGGCCGGCGTCGTGATGCCGACTAGCCTGGCGCCGGTGGGCGCGGTGAGCTTCATGAAGGCCCCGGTGCCGCTCTGGCCCGGCACCGACTGGCGCACCCAGCCATCGCGCACGTCGACCGTGGCCACGCCCTGCGCCACCACATCGAGCCTGGCGGCAGGGCTCTTGAGCCCCGCGGTCGAACTGCCCGAGGCCGGCACTTCCGCCCAGTCGATGCTGCCCACGTCGCAGGTCTGCAGCACCTTGAACCACAGCGGGCCGGGGGTGCCGGGCACCTTGCCGCGCAGCACGAACTCGGCGCGCTCGCTGGCGGGCAGCGCGGCCTGGGGGCTTTCGGCGGTCCAGCGCACTTCGCCGTCGCCGGCGTTCTTCTGCACGTCGAGCTTCCAGCCCTTGCGCGCCTGCGCGTCGCTCAGCAGGAAACCCTTGGGCAGGCGCACGGCCAGGCCGGTGGTGGCCTTGGCGCCTTCGCAGGCGTGGCCGACACGGAAGGCCGCGCTGTAGTCGCTGCCGACGGTAACGCCGCCGCGAGGCAGGGTGACATGGGCGAACGCGGCGGCCGTGCCTGCCAGCAGTGCGCATGCGGCAGCGGTCTTCAGGATGAGGCGTGGGTGGTTCATTGCGGGAACTCCTTGAAAAAATCGGTGAAGAGAATCAGAGGTCGAACTTGAGTTCGGCCACATAGGTGCGTTGCGGATAGGGGTGGAAGGCCCAGTACTTGTTGTTGTTGAGGTTGTCGATGCCGAAGGCGGCGCTCCATTGCCGGTCGATCCGGTAGCGGATGCGCGCATCGACCACGAAGAATTTCGAGAAGCCCATGTAGGCCGCGCCGTTGCCGTCGATGTTGTCGAGCGTGCCGTACTGCTTGCCGCTGTAGCGTGCGCCGACGGTGTAGCTCCATCTCGCATCGGGCCGGTAGGTGGCGAGCAGCGTGGCCCGCAGCTTCGGCACGCGCGGCTGTTCGCGGCCGACGCTGGCGGGAAAACCGCTGTTGGCCGCGATCTTCGAGCGCGTCAGCGTGAGGCTGCCGCTCAGGTCCAGCCCCTTCACGCCCACGTCGACCGCGTTGAGCGCCACCTCCAGCCCGCGGGTGCGGATGGCATCGACGTTCTGCACCGTGCTCACGAGATTGGTGAGGGCCTGGCTGTAGAGCGCATCCTTGGTGTTCTCGAAAAAGAGCGTGGTGCGCAGCACGCCGTCGAGCCCCCAGCCTTTCAGATCGCGCTCTGCGCTGAGCTCCGTGGTCCACGAGCGCTCCGGACGCAGGTTGGGATCGGTGTTGACGATGCGGCTGCCGTCGATCGAGCCCTGGTAGAGCTCGCTCACGGTCGGCATGCGCACGGCCCGGCCGGTCGATGCCTTGAGCAGCCAGTCCGGCGTGGCCTGCCAGGCAAGCGCGGCCTTGGGCGAGTCGTAGCTGTTCCTGCGCGGTGCAAAGTCGAGCAGCCTCGTGGCGTTGCCGAGCTGGCCTCCATAGGCTTCCCAGCGTTCGTGGCGCAGGCCGAGCGTGGTCTTCCAGTCCTTGGCGAAGCGCCAGGTGTCCTGCACGTAGAGCGACTGCAATCGGGTGTTGCCGTTGAAGGCGGAGAACGGCGACACGGCCGGCCCCGCGATCCAGTCGAAGGTGTTGCCGACGCCGGTGCGCAGGCGGGCCGTGTCCTGCTGGAAGCCGAAGTCGACCACGTGCGCGCCCACGCCCTCGGTCGAGCCGGTGGGCCGCCATGTGCCGGCGGCCTTGAAGGTGTGCCAGCCGGAGCCGCCCATGTCGGTGGTGCGGCCCGGTCCGCCGTTGAAGGCACCGGGCAGCGGCGTGGTGGGCGTGCGCGAGGTGTCGCGCGCATAGTCGAACAGGCTCGCGGCCACTTCCCAGTCGAACACGCCCCCGGTGTGGCTCTTCGCCGAAAGGCCATGCATGTAATGGGTGAGCGCGGTCTCGGTCGGCGCCAGCGCGGCGCTCGGCGCATCGAGGTTGTAGCTTCGCCCGGCGATGTTCACGCGCCCCGAATACACCGGCCGGCCGAAGGCATCGCGCAGGTAGGTGTCGACGCCGCCGTGCGTGGTGTTGTTCCAGGCGCCGAGCGTGTAGGTGGCGCGCACCGTGGGAGAGAAGTCGTAGGCCAGCTTG from Variovorax sp. V93 includes the following:
- a CDS encoding ATP-binding cassette domain-containing protein → MALITLLNAQLAFGHVPLLDHADFSLLESERIGLIGRNGAGKSSLLKILGGLEKTDDGTLQLQQNLRIAFVAQEPQLDMDADVFTAASQGLAPVIAIRDLYLSGAEGLDLDALQSQIEAFDAWNWEQRVEETLHRLHLDRDARIGSLSGGTRKRVALAQALVAAPDVLLLDEPTNHLDLDSIEWLEQLLIDFKGSVVTVTHDRSFLNRVATRIVELDRGKLNSYPGNFEQYLLQKEEQLAQEAVISAKADKLLAQEEIWIRKGVEARRTRSQSRISRLEALRASRAARREVQGSVNMDVASGQSSGKIVAELAEATKSFGEKTVIRKFTGTILRGDKVGLLGPNGAGKTTLLKLILGELEPDSGKIRRGTNLQVAYFDQMRDKLDLDATLEDFISPGSEWIEIGSQRKHVKSYLSDFLFSPARANSPVRSLSGGERNRLLLARLFARPANVLVLDEPTNDLDIDTLELLEGLLQDYDGTVFLVSHDRTFLDNVVTSTIAFEGDGHWREYEGSVQDWLIQSKRAREIAEQRQAAGAAPASSPPAPAPVATEPAPARPAGAARKKLSYKEQRELEALPAQLEALEAEQKRIGEMLELDGGTIYATDASRAAELSQRHAQIDDELLAALERQEELSVGR
- a CDS encoding phospholipase D family protein, encoding MSSFYALFGRSIALLVLVLQGACAQLPEHVDRPVSTALSSPNGTALEALVQQRRKADGARFESGFLLLAGPPAAYGSRLALIEGAQKTLDLQYYAIHADASTGRLVRGVRAAAERGVRVRILLDDLHSTGRDALVLGLAFVPNIEMRLFNPLAGARGSSFARALNSIGDASRIQQRMHNKLFLADNVLGVTGGRNLGDAYFGNALKGNYIDVDILAAGPIVRDLSRSFDSYWNNERAYPVQSLVKRSELEAIRERAQQADRELADESARAQNSPPPATPEAEPKPGAAPTPAQLARAWDEKPMDLQTARFVWAPAVMLADQPGKIPADKGAGTTRAPGLVVSQPGDAASSSRRAAALETSSDLAAGSDTVVEGLLQLIGQARTDLLIISPYFVPGPDMKQAFAAARSRGVRIRVLTNSLSSNDAPVAHVGYSRHREDLLRMGVELYELRSEQASVGNAFGSSGSGGSLGESRSMLHSKVLVMDGRLLVVGSMNLDLRSQLQNTEIALLVRSAELSRAASAQIERGMREGSWRVELNDGSLVWRAPEGSGLKDTSTEPDASLTLRLLLRLFGPLAPDQLL
- a CDS encoding copper chaperone PCu(A)C, with product MNHPRLILKTAAACALLAGTAAAFAHVTLPRGGVTVGSDYSAAFRVGHACEGAKATTGLAVRLPKGFLLSDAQARKGWKLDVQKNAGDGEVRWTAESPQAALPASERAEFVLRGKVPGTPGPLWFKVLQTCDVGSIDWAEVPASGSSTAGLKSPAARLDVVAQGVATVDVRDGWVRQSVPGQSGTGAFMKLTAPTGARLVGITTPAAGVAEVHEMKMEGDTMKMRELPGGLDLPAGQTVELKPGGYHVMMMDLKQALAKGSTVPMTLRFEDAKGQKSSLELNLPVGAPEGADAAAPAHQHKH
- a CDS encoding TonB-dependent receptor, which codes for MAFPLGAPAWAQDAPDPSGGSAARTLSTVTVSDGRPTSLPTQIPTTIEGVTHEQIAETVNATDGEDALKYLPSLVVRKRYIGDFNHAVLATRASGTGNSARSMVYADGIMLSNPLGNGATYAPRWGMVSPEEIERVDVLYGPFSAAYPGNSVGAVVDYVTRMPTKLEAHAKLSSFASNFDLYGSHSSPAGQQLELSLGSRSGDWSWWLSASRTHSKGQALVFGNRLASAGALGNAGTPVTGAVPGLNPSNQPWWLVGGSTIYDTTQEQAKLKLAYDFSPTVRATYTLGAWNNTTHGGVDTYLRDAFGRPVYSGRVNIAGRSYNLDAPSAALAPTETALTHYMHGLSAKSHTGGVFDWEVAASLFDYARDTSRTPTTPLPGAFNGGPGRTTDMGGSGWHTFKAAGTWRPTGSTEGVGAHVVDFGFQQDTARLRTGVGNTFDWIAGPAVSPFSAFNGNTRLQSLYVQDTWRFAKDWKTTLGLRHERWEAYGGQLGNATRLLDFAPRRNSYDSPKAALAWQATPDWLLKASTGRAVRMPTVSELYQGSIDGSRIVNTDPNLRPERSWTTELSAERDLKGWGLDGVLRTTLFFENTKDALYSQALTNLVSTVQNVDAIRTRGLEVALNAVDVGVKGLDLSGSLTLTRSKIAANSGFPASVGREQPRVPKLRATLLATYRPDARWSYTVGARYSGKQYGTLDNIDGNGAAYMGFSKFFVVDARIRYRIDRQWSAAFGIDNLNNNKYWAFHPYPQRTYVAELKFDL